One window of the Desulfobulbaceae bacterium DB1 genome contains the following:
- a CDS encoding thiol reductase thioredoxin, whose amino-acid sequence MKNNFTYSFMLVMLLWAVVFFAAAPTLSAEKAEIPVVPVPGTVTMVDLGATSCIPCKMMAPILAELAKEYSGRAAIIFIDVWQHRDVAKKFAITAIPTQIFYDSSGAEVWRHTGFLDKESITKKIEELLN is encoded by the coding sequence ATGAAAAATAATTTTACGTACTCGTTCATGCTTGTGATGCTGCTGTGGGCTGTTGTTTTTTTCGCGGCAGCCCCGACACTGTCCGCGGAAAAGGCCGAGATACCGGTTGTTCCCGTGCCCGGCACCGTTACCATGGTTGACCTGGGTGCGACATCATGCATTCCCTGCAAAATGATGGCGCCGATCCTCGCCGAATTGGCAAAGGAATACAGCGGCCGCGCCGCAATCATCTTTATCGATGTCTGGCAACATCGCGATGTGGCAAAAAAATTCGCCATCACCGCCATTCCCACCCAGATATTTTATGACAGCTCGGGCGCGGAGGTCTGGCGGCACACCGGCTTTCTCGATAAAGAATCGATCACGAAGAAAATTGAGGAGCTGCTGAACTGA
- a CDS encoding serine protease: MKAPDFPSSLLRFLLPFLLILPLVPSPVAGENGKTAVVLTMKGALGPAMSDYLVRGIRSAEERQAALVILRMDTPGGLDHAMRSVIQAVLASPVPVAVYVSPSGSRAASAGTYILYAGHIAAMAPATNLGAATPVRIGGLPHRPEKTPSSGDDKSPDALDRKMVNDAAAYIKGLARQHGRNEEWAEQAVREAVSLTAAEALHIGVIDLIADDIADLLRQVDGRTVTTAVGERKIAATDIALETIEPDWRNRLLGVISDPNIAYILLLLGIYGLVFELANPGFILPGVAGAICLLLAFYTFQVLPVNYAGLGLIILGTFFMIAEAFVPSFGSLGIGGLVAFVAGSIILMNEEGMSVSLSVIAGTAIFSASLMVGVIGRTLSLRQKKYLTGSEELIGSTGIATDDFDGEGRIWVHSESWRAICPQPVKKGQRLRVTAKEGLLLKVEIFKEEN, encoded by the coding sequence ATGAAAGCCCCGGATTTCCCCAGCAGCCTGCTCCGATTTCTTCTGCCTTTTTTGCTGATTCTGCCCCTCGTCCCCTCCCCGGTTGCCGGCGAGAACGGCAAAACCGCGGTTGTGCTCACCATGAAGGGCGCGCTTGGCCCGGCAATGAGCGATTATCTCGTCCGCGGCATCCGTAGCGCCGAAGAGAGGCAGGCCGCGCTTGTCATTCTCCGCATGGATACGCCGGGCGGCCTGGACCATGCCATGCGCAGCGTCATTCAGGCTGTTCTCGCATCGCCGGTGCCGGTGGCGGTTTATGTCAGCCCGTCCGGTTCGCGGGCGGCAAGCGCCGGAACCTATATCCTGTATGCCGGCCATATTGCCGCCATGGCGCCGGCAACCAACCTGGGCGCGGCCACCCCCGTTCGGATAGGCGGCCTGCCCCATCGTCCTGAAAAAACTCCATCTTCCGGTGACGATAAATCACCGGATGCGCTCGATCGGAAAATGGTCAATGATGCGGCGGCCTATATCAAGGGACTGGCCAGGCAACATGGCCGCAACGAAGAATGGGCGGAACAGGCGGTGCGCGAAGCGGTCAGTCTCACGGCGGCGGAGGCGTTGCATATCGGGGTCATTGACCTGATTGCCGACGATATTGCCGACCTGCTGCGCCAGGTTGACGGCAGAACCGTTACAACGGCCGTCGGAGAAAGAAAGATCGCCGCAACGGATATCGCCCTGGAAACAATTGAACCGGATTGGCGCAACAGGCTGCTCGGGGTTATCAGCGACCCCAATATCGCCTATATACTGTTGCTTCTCGGCATCTACGGTCTTGTTTTCGAACTGGCCAATCCCGGTTTTATCCTGCCCGGCGTGGCCGGGGCGATCTGCCTGCTGCTTGCTTTCTACACCTTTCAGGTTCTGCCGGTTAATTATGCCGGGCTGGGGCTGATCATTCTCGGTACTTTCTTCATGATTGCCGAAGCCTTTGTACCCAGTTTCGGTTCCCTCGGCATCGGAGGGCTGGTCGCCTTTGTGGCGGGTTCAATCATCCTGATGAACGAAGAGGGTATGAGTGTTTCGTTGTCCGTTATCGCCGGCACCGCCATTTTTTCCGCAAGCCTCATGGTCGGGGTCATCGGCCGCACACTTTCCCTGCGGCAAAAAAAATATCTCACCGGCAGCGAGGAGCTGATCGGCAGTACGGGTATTGCCACTGATGATTTTGACGGTGAAGGCCGCATCTGGGTTCACAGTGAATCGTGGCGGGCCATTTGTCCGCAACCGGTTAAAAAAGGTCAAAGACTGCGGGTGACGGCAAAAGAAGGTTTGTTGCTCAAGGTGGAAATTTTCAAGGAGGAAAACTGA
- a CDS encoding BFD-like (2Fe-2S) protein has translation MTTDKNQTICFCFGYTAGDIMEDVRRQGRSTILEQILSEKKAGACRCAEKNPRGR, from the coding sequence ATGACAACGGACAAAAACCAAACCATCTGCTTTTGTTTCGGCTATACGGCAGGCGATATCATGGAAGATGTCCGCCGCCAGGGCAGATCGACCATTCTCGAGCAAATTTTGTCGGAGAAAAAGGCGGGCGCCTGCCGCTGCGCCGAAAAAAATCCGCGCGGCCGCTGA
- a CDS encoding deoxyguanosinetriphosphate triphosphohydrolase: MIKCLRLELEDREAKNLSPFACHTKNSRGRLREETECPIRLAFARDRDRIIHSKTFRRLTHKTQVFLAPTGDHYRTRLTHALEVAQIARTIGVALRLNGHLIEAIALGHDLGHTPFGHAGESVLNELHPGGFRHYEQSLRVVEVLENKGTGLNLCYEVRDGILKHSKGRRAILPDDLSELPETLEGQVVRLADIFAYVNHDLDDAVRAGLIEEKNMLDTIRASLGETNSQRISAMVNDLIVKTLEAGESRLAMSPDVVQATSDLRTFLFENVYQSSQVHSEFIKAMKIIRELYEYFMEEDVKLPGRGIWEAETAYGEETERPRKVCDFIAGMTDRYALDLYTSIFFPKRWGAR, from the coding sequence ATGATCAAATGCCTGCGACTTGAACTTGAGGACCGGGAGGCAAAAAACCTCTCCCCTTTTGCCTGTCATACCAAAAACAGCAGGGGCAGATTGCGGGAAGAGACGGAATGCCCCATCCGGCTGGCCTTTGCCCGGGATCGCGACAGAATCATCCATTCAAAAACCTTCCGACGGCTCACCCACAAAACCCAGGTTTTTCTCGCCCCCACCGGCGACCATTACCGCACCCGGCTCACCCACGCCCTGGAAGTGGCGCAGATCGCCCGCACCATCGGTGTCGCCCTGCGACTGAACGGTCATCTCATCGAGGCCATCGCCCTTGGCCATGATCTCGGACACACCCCTTTCGGCCATGCCGGCGAATCGGTGTTGAACGAGCTGCATCCCGGCGGCTTCCGTCATTACGAACAAAGCCTGCGGGTGGTGGAGGTTCTGGAAAACAAGGGAACGGGCCTGAATCTCTGTTACGAGGTGCGGGACGGCATCTTGAAACACTCCAAGGGCAGAAGGGCCATTCTGCCCGACGATCTCTCCGAGCTGCCCGAAACCCTGGAAGGCCAGGTCGTGCGGCTGGCGGATATTTTCGCCTATGTCAATCACGATCTGGACGACGCGGTGCGGGCCGGGTTGATAGAAGAAAAAAATATGCTCGACACGATAAGGGCGAGTCTCGGTGAAACCAACTCCCAGCGCATCAGCGCCATGGTCAACGACCTCATCGTCAAAACCCTTGAGGCCGGTGAATCGCGGCTTGCCATGAGCCCCGACGTTGTTCAGGCGACATCGGATCTGCGCACCTTTCTCTTTGAAAACGTCTACCAGTCCAGTCAGGTGCACAGCGAATTCATCAAGGCGATGAAGATCATCCGGGAACTGTATGAGTATTTCATGGAAGAGGATGTCAAACTGCCCGGACGCGGCATCTGGGAGGCGGAAACCGCCTATGGAGAGGAAACGGAACGGCCGCGCAAGGTATGCGATTTTATCGCCGGCATGACCGATCGCTATGCGCTGGATCTTTACACCAGCATCTTTTTCCCCAAGCGCTGGGGAGCCCGATAA
- a CDS encoding arsenate reductase codes for MLLKKTVLFLCTGNSCRSQMAEGWGRALHGHRYDFSSAGIEKHGLNRMAVTVMAEAGVDISGHHSKTIEDLPARDFDFVITVCGHADENCPFFPARTKVIHHGFPDPPQLAQNARSPEEALACYRTVRDLIHDFVSTLPAALEDEGDIT; via the coding sequence ATGCTGTTGAAAAAAACGGTCCTTTTTCTCTGCACCGGCAACTCCTGCCGCAGCCAGATGGCGGAAGGATGGGGACGCGCTCTGCACGGCCACCGTTACGATTTCTCTTCCGCCGGCATTGAAAAACATGGACTGAACCGGATGGCGGTGACGGTCATGGCGGAAGCCGGGGTCGATATCTCCGGCCATCACTCCAAAACCATTGAAGATCTGCCGGCCCGGGATTTCGATTTCGTTATCACCGTCTGCGGCCATGCCGATGAAAACTGTCCCTTCTTCCCTGCCCGGACAAAAGTCATCCACCATGGTTTTCCTGATCCGCCCCAACTTGCCCAAAATGCGCGGAGCCCGGAGGAAGCACTTGCCTGCTACCGGACGGTGCGGGACCTGATCCACGATTTTGTTTCAACCCTGCCGGCCGCACTGGAAGACGAAGGTGACATCACATGA
- a CDS encoding sulfurtransferase: protein MKKRSSIFPALALMVLVLVQPVFAADVLDDYLLAFSYQERKEMKINSKEVVALLSEGHVQFIDVRFPEEFAAWKMGFAQNIPLNELPRRLNELDKNKLIVTACPHNDRANIARMYLTTKGYKAKYLQDGLLGLADYLRGDTAKTLMEPGK, encoded by the coding sequence ATGAAGAAAAGAAGCAGCATCTTCCCGGCACTTGCACTCATGGTGCTTGTGCTCGTTCAGCCGGTTTTTGCCGCGGATGTTCTGGATGATTATCTTCTCGCTTTTTCTTATCAGGAAAGAAAAGAGATGAAAATCAACAGCAAGGAGGTGGTTGCCTTGCTGTCCGAGGGACACGTGCAGTTTATCGATGTGCGTTTTCCCGAAGAGTTCGCTGCCTGGAAAATGGGCTTTGCCCAAAACATCCCCTTGAATGAATTGCCGCGCCGACTGAACGAACTGGATAAAAACAAATTAATCGTTACCGCCTGTCCCCATAATGATCGGGCAAATATCGCCAGAATGTATCTCACCACCAAAGGATACAAGGCAAAATATCTGCAGGACGGCTTGCTTGGCCTTGCCGATTATTTGCGGGGCGACACGGCAAAGACACTGATGGAGCCGGGAAAATAA
- a CDS encoding protein-L-isoaspartate O-methyltransferase, translating to MRTEEIADFLRTIEEECRFTSGYTGLVSFRPAVMRAMEQVERREFVPMAYKPTAYTDSPLPIGHGQTISQPFIVALMTDLLRPKKDNVILEVGAGSGYQAAILSLLVARVYSIEIIPALAGVASARLRRLGYDNIEIRCGDGYQGWPEHAPFDGIMVTAAAPHVPLPLVQQLKPEGRIVIPVGLPGMPQQLLVIEKNREGGFSSRDVLPVSFVPLTGDHNESL from the coding sequence ATGCGAACGGAAGAAATTGCGGATTTTCTGCGGACAATTGAGGAAGAGTGCCGTTTCACCAGCGGCTATACCGGGCTTGTGAGTTTTCGCCCGGCAGTCATGCGGGCCATGGAGCAGGTGGAGCGGCGGGAATTTGTTCCGATGGCCTATAAACCAACGGCCTATACCGATTCGCCGCTGCCCATCGGTCACGGACAAACCATCTCCCAGCCTTTTATCGTTGCCCTGATGACCGATCTTCTCCGACCGAAAAAGGATAATGTCATTCTTGAGGTGGGCGCGGGTTCCGGCTATCAGGCGGCGATACTTTCCCTTCTCGTTGCCCGGGTTTATTCCATTGAAATCATACCGGCTCTGGCCGGGGTGGCTTCGGCGCGTCTCCGCAGGCTCGGATATGACAACATCGAAATCCGTTGCGGCGACGGGTATCAGGGCTGGCCGGAACATGCGCCGTTTGACGGCATCATGGTCACGGCGGCCGCTCCCCATGTGCCCTTGCCGTTGGTGCAGCAGCTCAAACCCGAAGGCAGGATTGTCATTCCGGTCGGTTTGCCCGGCATGCCCCAACAGTTACTGGTGATCGAGAAAAACCGCGAGGGCGGTTTTTCCTCCAGGGATGTCCTGCCTGTTTCCTTTGTGCCGCTTACCGGTGATCATAACGAAAGTCTTTGA
- a CDS encoding transcriptional regulator, translating to MKDFIRVMKALSDPNRVKIIKMLENKPLCVCEITAVLQLAQPTVSKHLKLLEDAGLVDSSKDGSWVNYRLAESTSSAYGRVMLAHMREWLDNDKSIKDVVFRCKTVDRCGIKAA from the coding sequence ATGAAAGATTTTATCCGTGTAATGAAAGCATTATCAGATCCGAACAGGGTCAAGATCATCAAGATGCTGGAGAACAAACCGCTGTGTGTCTGCGAGATCACGGCTGTTCTGCAGCTTGCCCAGCCAACCGTTTCCAAACATTTGAAACTGCTTGAGGATGCGGGCCTGGTGGATTCCAGCAAGGATGGCTCCTGGGTTAATTATCGGCTGGCGGAAAGTACCTCCTCCGCATACGGCCGCGTCATGCTGGCCCATATGCGGGAATGGCTTGATAATGATAAATCAATTAAAGATGTCGTGTTTCGCTGTAAAACCGTTGATCGGTGCGGAATAAAGGCGGCATAG
- a CDS encoding valine--tRNA ligase: MTNEADNTQDSKLPAKAYEFADVERKWYQTWQEQKTFRAHMDENRPSFSIVIPPPNVTGVLHVGHALNNTMQDVLVRYKRMQGFNTLWVPGTDHAGIATQNVVERQLAAEEKSRHDLGREKFIDRVWQWKAESGGRIINQLKRLGCSCDWERERFTMDQGLSRAVRIVFTRLYKEGHIYRGDYIINWCPRCHTALADLEVEHEPTDGKLYKIRYPYAQGDGSIVVATTRPETMLGDTAVAVHPEDERFTSLPENSVILPILNRKIPVVFDEHVEREFGTGALKVTPAHDLNDFEIARRHDLPAIKVMDDNGRMNVEAGPYAGLDRFECRKRIVADLEKLGLLEGIEDYQHGVGHCYRCATVVEPSLSKQWFVSVKPLAEKAINAVKQGDIRIHPKSWENTFFDWMYNIRDWCISRQIWWGHQIPAWTCEKCGELIVSETDPDKCPKCGSGQLLQETDVLDTWFSSALWPFSTLGWPEKTPELQFFYPTSVLITSFDILFFWVCRMMMMGLHFMDEVPFRDVYLHALVRDAQGQKMSKSKGNVMDPLLIMDKFGTDALRFTMTAFAAQGRDIRLSEERIEGYRHFINKIWNACRFALMHIGDCDASVTRNLSPAGLGLAHRWIFSRLNRAVAEVHRSLNDYRFNDAASAMYQFVWHEFCDWYLELIKPELFSQSAEQKNQARAALFAVVESVIKLLHPVIPFVTEEIWHVLPGARTSIMLEPYPEVTPEWDNPEAEAVAELVMGIIGGIRNIRSEMGIHPSAEVEVIVSCHDQARQKSIERHIDEIRGLSRAKSLVVILDGIAPKGAASYIFTDIEIFIPLAGLIDVGKEIAKLDKEQQKIDKQLQQSRGKLGNEKFLANAPDDVVAKEQEKVAALAATLAKIEDSKKRLREIDA; the protein is encoded by the coding sequence ATGACAAACGAAGCAGACAATACCCAGGACAGCAAGTTGCCGGCCAAGGCCTATGAATTTGCCGATGTTGAACGGAAGTGGTATCAGACCTGGCAGGAGCAGAAGACATTCAGGGCCCATATGGATGAAAACCGGCCCTCCTTTTCCATCGTCATTCCGCCGCCCAACGTTACCGGTGTTCTCCATGTGGGACACGCCTTGAACAACACCATGCAGGATGTCCTGGTTCGCTATAAACGCATGCAGGGATTCAATACCCTCTGGGTGCCGGGAACCGATCACGCCGGCATCGCCACCCAGAATGTGGTGGAGCGCCAGCTTGCCGCCGAGGAAAAAAGCCGTCATGACCTGGGCCGGGAAAAATTCATCGACCGGGTCTGGCAGTGGAAGGCCGAATCCGGCGGCCGGATCATCAATCAGCTCAAACGCCTTGGTTGCTCCTGCGACTGGGAACGGGAGCGTTTCACCATGGACCAGGGGTTGTCCAGGGCGGTGCGCATCGTCTTTACCCGGCTGTACAAGGAAGGGCACATTTACCGGGGTGACTATATCATCAACTGGTGCCCCAGGTGTCATACCGCATTGGCCGACCTGGAAGTGGAGCATGAACCGACCGACGGCAAGCTCTATAAGATACGCTACCCCTATGCCCAGGGCGACGGTTCTATCGTCGTCGCCACCACCCGGCCGGAAACCATGCTGGGCGATACCGCCGTTGCCGTGCATCCCGAGGATGAACGTTTTACATCATTGCCGGAAAACTCGGTCATCCTGCCGATTTTAAACCGCAAGATTCCGGTTGTATTTGACGAGCATGTTGAGCGGGAATTCGGCACCGGCGCATTGAAGGTAACACCGGCCCACGACCTCAATGACTTTGAAATCGCCCGTCGCCATGACCTGCCGGCCATCAAGGTGATGGACGACAACGGCCGCATGAACGTCGAGGCGGGCCCCTATGCCGGTCTTGACCGTTTTGAATGCCGCAAGCGGATTGTCGCCGACCTGGAGAAGCTCGGCCTGCTCGAAGGCATCGAGGACTACCAGCACGGGGTGGGACACTGCTACCGCTGCGCCACGGTGGTCGAGCCATCCCTGTCCAAACAGTGGTTCGTCTCGGTCAAACCCCTGGCCGAAAAGGCAATCAATGCGGTCAAGCAGGGCGATATCCGCATCCACCCCAAGTCATGGGAAAACACCTTTTTCGACTGGATGTACAATATTCGCGACTGGTGCATCTCCCGCCAGATCTGGTGGGGCCACCAGATCCCCGCCTGGACCTGCGAGAAATGCGGCGAACTGATCGTCAGTGAAACCGACCCCGACAAGTGCCCGAAATGCGGCTCCGGCCAACTGCTGCAGGAAACGGACGTGCTTGACACCTGGTTCAGTTCCGCCCTGTGGCCCTTTTCCACCCTGGGCTGGCCGGAAAAGACCCCGGAGCTGCAATTTTTTTATCCCACCTCGGTGCTCATCACAAGCTTTGATATTCTCTTCTTCTGGGTCTGCCGGATGATGATGATGGGGCTGCATTTCATGGACGAGGTGCCCTTCAGGGACGTCTATCTCCATGCCCTGGTGCGGGACGCCCAGGGCCAGAAGATGAGCAAGTCCAAGGGCAATGTCATGGATCCGCTGCTGATCATGGATAAATTCGGCACCGACGCCCTGCGTTTCACCATGACCGCTTTTGCCGCCCAGGGTCGTGACATTCGCCTTTCCGAGGAAAGAATCGAGGGATACCGCCATTTCATCAATAAAATCTGGAACGCCTGCCGCTTTGCCCTGATGCACATCGGCGATTGCGATGCCTCCGTCACCCGCAACCTGTCGCCGGCCGGTCTCGGCCTGGCCCATCGCTGGATTTTCAGTCGACTGAACCGGGCCGTTGCCGAGGTGCACCGTTCCTTGAATGACTACCGATTCAATGATGCGGCGTCGGCCATGTATCAGTTCGTCTGGCACGAGTTCTGCGACTGGTATCTTGAACTGATCAAGCCCGAGCTTTTCAGCCAATCGGCGGAACAGAAAAATCAGGCCAGGGCGGCGCTGTTCGCTGTTGTTGAATCGGTTATCAAGCTCCTGCATCCGGTTATTCCTTTTGTTACCGAGGAAATCTGGCACGTGCTGCCCGGTGCGCGGACCAGCATCATGCTCGAGCCCTACCCCGAGGTCACCCCCGAATGGGATAATCCGGAGGCGGAAGCCGTTGCCGAACTCGTCATGGGCATCATCGGCGGCATCCGCAATATCCGCAGTGAAATGGGGATTCATCCCTCAGCCGAGGTCGAAGTCATTGTCTCCTGCCATGATCAGGCCAGGCAAAAGTCCATTGAACGGCATATCGACGAAATCAGGGGGCTCAGCCGGGCGAAATCGCTCGTTGTCATCCTGGACGGCATAGCGCCTAAAGGTGCCGCTTCGTATATCTTTACCGATATCGAAATCTTCATTCCCCTTGCCGGGCTGATCGATGTCGGCAAGGAGATTGCCAAACTCGACAAGGAGCAGCAGAAGATTGACAAGCAACTGCAACAAAGCCGGGGCAAACTCGGCAATGAAAAATTTCTGGCCAATGCCCCCGATGATGTAGTGGCCAAAGAGCAGGAAAAAGTTGCCGCCCTGGCTGCCACTCTCGCCAAGATCGAGGATAGCAAAAAAAGACTGCGGGAAATCGACGCCTAA
- a CDS encoding thioredoxin family protein, with the protein MEIKVCGPGCAKCHEAERIVHEAIAESGVQATVEKVTDFNEIAKLGVFSTPAIIIDGQAKCVGKVPSKKDVLGWLK; encoded by the coding sequence ATGGAAATCAAGGTATGCGGCCCCGGCTGCGCCAAATGTCATGAAGCGGAACGGATCGTCCATGAGGCAATTGCGGAATCAGGCGTTCAGGCTACAGTGGAAAAGGTGACTGATTTTAATGAAATTGCAAAACTCGGGGTATTTTCCACTCCTGCAATCATCATTGACGGGCAAGCAAAATGCGTCGGCAAGGTCCCGTCCAAAAAAGACGTTCTGGGATGGTTGAAGTAA
- a CDS encoding carbonic anhydrase has protein sequence MKKMFKSLALGCCLLAATAFQVSASGSTAHKPTPDEAIKMLQEGNVRFVANKSIHPHSDTQRLIQAGKEDQGDHAYATIISCSDSRVPVERIFDAGVMDIFIIRVAGNVVDVDEAGSLEYGLAHVNTPVLVVLGHTQCGAVTAVTSEVQGHGHPLERNIPPLVDNIIPAVKRAMAAHPEVHGKDIVPFGIEENIWQGIEDLFMTSPASREMVKSGKAKVVGAMYDVSTGKVDWLPEAKVTEILNKVEGNPNRAMEAMAGAAH, from the coding sequence ATGAAGAAGATGTTCAAGTCGTTAGCACTCGGTTGCTGTTTACTGGCCGCCACGGCGTTTCAGGTTTCCGCCAGTGGCTCCACCGCGCACAAGCCGACTCCGGATGAGGCGATCAAAATGCTGCAGGAAGGCAACGTGCGTTTTGTCGCCAATAAATCCATCCACCCCCATTCCGACACCCAGCGCCTGATTCAGGCGGGCAAGGAGGACCAGGGCGACCACGCCTATGCCACCATCATCAGCTGCTCGGATTCCCGGGTGCCGGTGGAACGCATCTTTGACGCCGGTGTCATGGATATTTTTATCATCAGGGTTGCCGGCAATGTTGTTGATGTTGATGAGGCCGGTTCCCTCGAATACGGCCTGGCCCATGTCAATACGCCGGTACTGGTAGTTCTCGGCCATACCCAGTGCGGCGCGGTTACCGCCGTGACAAGTGAAGTGCAGGGGCATGGACATCCCCTGGAAAGAAATATCCCGCCCCTGGTGGATAACATCATACCCGCTGTGAAAAGGGCAATGGCCGCGCATCCCGAGGTCCACGGCAAGGACATCGTTCCTTTCGGCATTGAGGAAAACATCTGGCAGGGAATCGAGGATCTGTTCATGACCAGCCCGGCGAGCCGCGAAATGGTCAAAAGCGGCAAGGCCAAGGTGGTTGGTGCCATGTATGATGTCAGCACCGGCAAGGTTGACTGGCTGCCTGAAGCCAAGGTAACGGAAATCCTCAACAAAGTGGAAGGCAATCCGAACCGGGCAATGGAGGCCATGGCCGGAGCAGCGCACTGA